In a genomic window of Fibrobacter sp.:
- a CDS encoding carboxypeptidase-like regulatory domain-containing protein produces the protein MKFRSLLLLILVTVGFVFAATPATIMGVVLEAESDLPIKGVSITYASGKVLGETNSDGRYELTVDSKNASLIFKKDGFDSVLVELQDFADLYDMVVTLSTNVRNLGASTIIGGEAEKAQWTVERKVNLDKLEDAAGMRFDVTEHLSQMPGISGQKDFSSALYYDGSRAGDVAYHLGRLRIPNMRHLDVGFPGNLSVVNPHILSGIEIHDHYGEGPIGQGLATSVQYIPEQTKGDWGLRGSAGITMQEVVVDAPWLFWDSFRFAFRRQDGEMLKNLGEKFFTEFKKRSKECGESCNVKSSDPFDLEAFDVYAQFNGADSNGNTWALRTLYSSDEYRISQDTSTSVDQTNSIDIIEGEQTYLVIGAEYVSRFGTSGHAGIVREYLSDTLRDTTGFRSTSNSKEAATFIDGYEQTHTTISGGLDKNFTGDILGSKLSGAVLYEHHIVERGYPDFGDTQSQDYQTGVLSGAGRLNWKSDYSQKILSVGAVADWSEHDAAPTASFDYEQNLSKVDTAYWRLFMNTAYRSDWKPCYDDGDLKGRLESGASLKVGVGYNSKYLVGQVSGFGRYYNDPLLPMPKAYAQYKDVTPVDFAWVTGASGTVEFKTSHHFSMATNVSSVYGEYELDGGSSLPWEANSRFDILSHFRYYPRNDSIVSVIVTHHAALNRPLYYYKINPSYTLVDENGDFERGNGTRRLKDYHEFTDMFRTDVRVNLDLVGKKSFFQSARFYVEVDNIFANLDVSALKFLGSDNERERSWVTRDKNESSVDGYDLVPFLAKGMGLYVQFGVEVQLGI, from the coding sequence ATGAAGTTTCGTTCTCTGCTATTGCTGATTCTTGTTACTGTAGGCTTTGTTTTTGCTGCTACCCCTGCAACGATCATGGGTGTGGTCCTTGAAGCTGAATCTGATTTGCCCATTAAGGGTGTTTCGATTACCTATGCCTCGGGTAAGGTTCTTGGTGAAACCAACTCTGACGGTCGATACGAACTGACCGTTGATTCCAAGAACGCCTCCCTGATTTTTAAGAAGGATGGCTTTGACAGCGTATTGGTGGAACTTCAGGACTTTGCAGACCTGTACGACATGGTGGTGACTCTTTCTACCAACGTCCGCAACCTGGGTGCAAGTACCATTATCGGTGGCGAAGCAGAAAAGGCCCAGTGGACAGTGGAACGCAAGGTGAACCTGGACAAGCTGGAAGATGCTGCTGGCATGCGCTTTGACGTAACGGAACATTTGAGCCAGATGCCGGGTATTTCCGGCCAGAAGGACTTTAGCAGTGCTCTTTACTATGATGGATCCCGTGCAGGTGACGTGGCCTACCACCTTGGTCGCCTTCGAATTCCCAATATGCGCCACCTCGATGTGGGCTTCCCGGGAAACCTGTCCGTAGTCAATCCTCACATCTTGAGCGGAATCGAAATCCACGATCACTATGGCGAAGGCCCTATTGGTCAGGGTCTTGCAACTTCTGTCCAGTACATTCCTGAACAGACCAAGGGCGATTGGGGCTTGAGAGGCTCTGCGGGCATTACCATGCAGGAAGTGGTGGTAGATGCTCCCTGGCTGTTCTGGGATAGCTTCCGCTTTGCCTTCCGTCGTCAGGATGGTGAAATGTTAAAGAACCTTGGCGAAAAGTTCTTTACCGAGTTCAAGAAGCGTAGCAAGGAATGCGGTGAAAGCTGTAACGTAAAGTCCTCTGATCCCTTTGACCTGGAAGCCTTTGACGTGTATGCGCAATTCAATGGCGCCGATAGCAACGGCAATACCTGGGCGCTTCGCACACTCTATAGTTCCGACGAATACCGCATTAGCCAGGATACCTCCACTTCTGTGGACCAGACAAACTCCATCGATATCATCGAAGGGGAACAGACCTACCTGGTGATTGGCGCCGAGTACGTTTCCCGCTTTGGTACAAGTGGCCATGCCGGTATCGTTCGCGAATACTTGAGCGATACTTTGCGTGATACCACGGGCTTCCGCAGCACATCCAATTCCAAGGAAGCGGCGACCTTTATCGACGGTTACGAACAGACCCACACCACAATCAGTGGCGGTTTGGACAAGAACTTTACCGGTGATATCCTGGGTTCTAAACTGAGTGGCGCTGTTCTTTATGAACATCACATCGTGGAACGCGGTTACCCGGACTTCGGTGATACCCAGTCCCAGGATTACCAGACCGGAGTGCTTTCTGGTGCAGGCCGTTTGAACTGGAAGAGCGATTATTCCCAGAAGATTCTTTCTGTGGGTGCTGTGGCTGACTGGTCTGAACATGATGCCGCTCCTACGGCTTCCTTCGACTACGAACAGAATCTGTCCAAGGTAGACACTGCCTACTGGCGCCTGTTTATGAATACCGCCTACCGTAGCGACTGGAAACCTTGCTATGACGATGGCGACTTGAAGGGCCGTCTGGAATCCGGAGCCTCGCTCAAGGTTGGCGTTGGATATAATTCCAAGTATCTCGTTGGCCAGGTTTCCGGCTTTGGACGTTACTACAACGATCCTCTGCTTCCCATGCCCAAGGCTTATGCGCAGTACAAGGACGTGACTCCTGTGGACTTTGCCTGGGTTACCGGTGCATCGGGTACCGTGGAATTCAAGACTTCCCACCATTTCTCCATGGCGACAAACGTAAGCTCTGTCTATGGTGAGTACGAACTGGATGGCGGAAGCTCCCTGCCGTGGGAAGCCAACTCCCGCTTCGACATTCTTTCTCACTTCCGCTACTATCCCCGTAACGACTCCATCGTTTCTGTGATTGTAACCCATCATGCTGCATTGAATCGACCGCTGTATTACTACAAGATCAATCCCTCTTACACATTGGTGGATGAAAACGGAGACTTTGAACGCGGCAACGGAACCCGCCGCCTTAAGGATTATCATGAGTTCACGGATATGTTCCGCACCGATGTCCGCGTGAATCTTGACCTTGTCGGCAAGAAGAGCTTCTTCCAGAGTGCCCGCTTCTACGTGGAAGTGGATAACATCTTTGCTAATCTCGATGTTTCCGCCCTTAAGTTCCTGGGTTCCGATAACGAACGTGAACGTTCCTGGGTAACTCGCGACAAGAACGAAAGTTCTGTGGATGGCTATGACCTGGTTCCCTTCCTTGCCAAGGGTATGGGTCTGTACGTACAGTTCGGTGTAGAAGTCCAGCTGGGAATCTAG
- a CDS encoding threonylcarbamoyl-AMP synthase, with the protein MKFPPWTSVEEAARLLAEGRVVGIPTETVYGLAGNAYEPKALAQIFAIKERPTFDPLIVHICHIDQLKDVAQDIPEAAYKLAEAYWPGPMTMILPKKDCIPDLCTSGLPSVAVRFPAHPVAQEIIRKAGIPLAAPSANLFKHVSPTTAQHVADQLADRGIAGIVDGGSCDVGVESTIVSLVGEPTVLRPGAITPEMIEKVLGKVAIKESTSKPGQAMAAPGQCDTHYRPTVPLYYGEVPAGTALPKRTVRIAFGDQPGAIPATLNLSEKGDMLEATAKLYAYMHDLDLPEYDLILVDPIPNKGVGMALNDRLKRASIKVLP; encoded by the coding sequence ATGAAATTTCCTCCTTGGACATCCGTTGAAGAAGCCGCCCGTCTGCTTGCAGAGGGGCGGGTTGTGGGCATCCCCACCGAGACCGTCTACGGTCTTGCAGGAAACGCATACGAGCCCAAGGCCCTGGCGCAGATTTTCGCCATCAAGGAACGTCCTACCTTCGATCCCCTGATTGTGCACATCTGCCATATCGACCAGCTGAAGGACGTTGCCCAGGATATTCCCGAGGCAGCCTACAAGCTGGCAGAAGCCTACTGGCCGGGCCCCATGACAATGATCCTTCCCAAGAAGGACTGCATTCCCGATCTTTGTACCAGCGGCCTGCCCTCTGTGGCGGTTCGTTTCCCGGCACATCCCGTGGCCCAGGAAATCATTCGCAAGGCAGGAATTCCTCTGGCAGCCCCCAGCGCAAACCTCTTTAAGCACGTAAGCCCCACGACAGCCCAACATGTGGCAGACCAGCTGGCAGACCGCGGAATCGCCGGCATCGTAGATGGCGGCAGCTGTGACGTAGGCGTTGAAAGCACCATCGTCTCCCTGGTTGGAGAGCCCACGGTGCTGCGACCCGGCGCAATCACGCCCGAGATGATCGAGAAGGTTCTAGGCAAGGTCGCCATCAAGGAGTCTACCTCCAAGCCGGGCCAGGCCATGGCGGCCCCCGGGCAGTGCGACACCCACTACCGCCCCACGGTTCCTCTGTACTACGGTGAAGTTCCCGCCGGCACCGCTCTGCCTAAGCGCACTGTCCGCATCGCCTTCGGCGATCAGCCCGGCGCCATTCCCGCCACACTGAACCTGTCCGAAAAGGGCGACATGCTCGAAGCCACCGCAAAGCTTTACGCCTACATGCACGACCTGGACCTGCCGGAATACGACTTGATTCTGGTAGACCCCATTCCAAACAAGGGCGTGGGCATGGCGTTAAACGACCGTCTAAAGCGAGCAAGCATCAAGGTGCTGCCGTAA
- a CDS encoding nitrilase, giving the protein MLDVILVQMNSTLGDKQTNFAKVRSLLGNVRPGGMIILPETFATGYLPKNPAEYAEDFSSSDLGETAKFLSDLANETGCTVIGAGIALNSDGRLRNHSSVYVPGCNTEIACYDKVHPFFPELKEFNSGIDVSLFKIASTPSSEPNNDGACSHWPVGSAICYDLRFPELFREITKKGARLITVQAAWPAVRIEHWITLLKARAIENQVYIAAVNGVSTQENAIGGIPLGGTSLVISPLGEILASGNSTDESVIKCTIYSKSQEEYRKNFPVLNGIV; this is encoded by the coding sequence ATGCTAGACGTAATCCTGGTGCAAATGAATTCTACCCTCGGCGATAAGCAAACAAATTTCGCCAAGGTTCGTTCTCTATTAGGCAATGTTCGCCCCGGTGGGATGATCATTCTTCCCGAGACATTTGCCACAGGTTACCTGCCCAAGAATCCCGCGGAATATGCGGAGGATTTCAGCAGCAGTGATCTAGGCGAAACCGCAAAATTCCTCAGCGACCTGGCCAACGAAACAGGCTGTACCGTAATAGGTGCAGGAATTGCCTTGAACAGCGACGGCAGACTGCGTAACCATTCCAGTGTATATGTGCCTGGTTGCAATACGGAAATTGCCTGCTATGACAAAGTCCATCCCTTCTTTCCGGAGTTAAAGGAATTCAACTCGGGAATAGATGTTAGTTTATTCAAAATAGCTTCTACACCCAGCAGCGAACCCAATAACGACGGGGCTTGCAGCCATTGGCCTGTAGGTTCCGCAATCTGCTATGACCTGAGATTCCCAGAGCTGTTCCGTGAAATCACAAAGAAGGGTGCCCGCCTAATTACAGTACAGGCAGCCTGGCCCGCAGTAAGAATAGAGCACTGGATTACTTTGTTAAAAGCAAGGGCCATCGAGAACCAAGTTTACATTGCGGCTGTCAATGGTGTTTCCACCCAGGAAAACGCAATCGGCGGCATTCCGCTGGGCGGCACCTCCCTGGTCATTTCCCCATTGGGCGAAATCCTCGCATCGGGAAATTCCACAGACGAAAGTGTGATAAAATGCACAATTTATTCAAAATCACAGGAAGAATACCGCAAGAATTTCCCCGTCTTAAACGGAATAGTCTAG
- a CDS encoding peptidase M15, with the protein MMFKSFLLTAFVLVGLAVAHPTEVPFEPKKPAKPLRYCSSVKQWLEYAKSDTSLVEITNMKGIRMDLRYGTFNNVTGHDLYCGVQRAFLHKDGLAKLRRALKIIESEMPGAQLVIFDAARPMYAQGALKAAVVGTPYSNYVSSGKTGGLHNYGLALDLSLTDENGELLDMGTDFDSFERCAGEVGEADALKSGRLTQQQVDNRNKLRSIMKRAGWVTLNSEWWHFNAYTRNYTKENYPLFPL; encoded by the coding sequence ATGATGTTTAAAAGCTTTCTGCTTACGGCATTTGTGCTTGTCGGGCTTGCGGTGGCACACCCTACGGAGGTTCCCTTTGAGCCTAAGAAACCTGCAAAGCCCTTGCGATATTGCTCTTCCGTAAAGCAGTGGCTGGAATACGCCAAGTCGGATACCAGTCTTGTGGAGATTACCAACATGAAGGGAATCCGCATGGACCTTCGTTATGGTACTTTTAATAACGTAACGGGCCATGACCTGTATTGCGGTGTTCAGCGGGCGTTCTTGCATAAAGATGGATTGGCCAAATTGCGCAGGGCGCTTAAGATTATAGAATCGGAAATGCCTGGCGCACAGCTGGTGATTTTTGATGCGGCTCGACCCATGTACGCTCAGGGTGCATTGAAGGCGGCGGTTGTGGGTACGCCCTACAGCAATTATGTTTCTTCGGGCAAGACGGGCGGGCTCCACAACTACGGCCTCGCTCTGGACCTTAGCCTTACGGACGAGAACGGCGAGCTGCTTGATATGGGAACCGACTTCGATTCCTTTGAACGTTGTGCGGGAGAAGTGGGCGAGGCCGACGCTCTTAAGAGCGGCCGCCTTACGCAACAGCAGGTGGATAATCGCAACAAGCTCCGCAGTATAATGAAACGCGCCGGCTGGGTAACGCTAAATTCCGAGTGGTGGCATTTTAACGCCTATACCCGCAATTACACCAAGGAAAACTACCCGCTGTTTCCGCTGTAG
- a CDS encoding DUF349 domain-containing protein, producing the protein MSIFDFVKPNWKKSDPAVRAKSVETEVNDQGIIEEIASSDSDAQVRTAAVKKLNAIAVLQKISKNDTDENVRRLAANRYLDEVVKKLKSATSVSNEELAYLSDIKDTHFAEDLLKSNTTCDALRKELVKICNKPSILAAVATRDAVEEIALAAAEKVTSDSLMADIAKSSKHTSVRKAVSEKIRAKREAEDGGKKAAALLAGKREALIQQAHFLAAQRDPISAKPQFEALIKEASELGMGDLQATLDEVYASFIKFYEEANADKIAKEKAAAELAQKVQSLAASLEELEQIIADGKIAECAERVDTIVAAWNEGKSVMDASLVKRFNNAFFKVEEVKKPAVVETEVPEAIDESARPELLERLQALADTDVSETTGKHLHAIVREWEKLPLLEGEDPVLQAYNALRSKLTEKITAFTESSKKLVEENSEKLKAIIEKVKSFDENEDFRELNKKVRECYNQWKEIVGEQKFKYHDLWQEYKAATSRFQEMQQWENWRNENARDELLVEMDALTKEEGSQAVLNKLRDLSNRWKEIGNVSAAKLQDYRDRFQANYEKIKENCSAFIEEMNAERLKNLADKEAICQKIEELVANAEIFWKDKFKSVQELQESFKNIGMVPKDNVAALSERYKAATNAFYAQHKENLKAEDESREANYEKKVALCVEAEAISESSDWNATSNKLKQLQDAWKATGPVPKSKSDEIWTRFRTACDSFFEKKRAHFEEMDATKQKNLDAKSAVCEKLEAMDASAQGTLDELKTLEAEYKAAGMVPKEAVESISDRFNSVYNKILARLAAADATLSATLAEVKAKKLEMIEKVKQFADSAGSNQLADAVRETQKEWREIGSCGAEDQDLYKTFREACDDFFTRRRDQLDIQEQARQNNLQKKLLLCEQAEDLLTDLSEATVAASMNKVKHLRRLWKEVGAVPREHSEKTWNRFNTACDKVFAFGRKDEPKAEETEAKAEGEAPATEA; encoded by the coding sequence ATGAGCATTTTTGATTTTGTAAAGCCGAACTGGAAAAAATCTGACCCCGCCGTCCGCGCCAAGTCTGTTGAGACCGAAGTAAACGACCAGGGAATCATCGAAGAAATTGCCAGTTCCGACTCTGATGCACAGGTTAGAACCGCAGCCGTCAAGAAATTGAACGCAATCGCCGTCCTTCAGAAGATTTCTAAGAATGACACCGACGAAAACGTACGCCGACTGGCAGCCAACCGCTACCTGGATGAAGTCGTCAAAAAGCTCAAGTCCGCAACATCCGTCTCCAACGAAGAGCTTGCCTACCTCTCCGACATCAAGGACACCCACTTTGCAGAAGACCTGTTGAAGTCCAACACCACTTGCGACGCACTTCGCAAGGAACTGGTAAAAATTTGCAACAAGCCCAGCATCCTCGCCGCCGTGGCAACCCGCGACGCAGTTGAAGAGATTGCCTTGGCCGCAGCAGAAAAGGTTACTTCCGATTCTCTCATGGCAGACATCGCCAAGAGTTCCAAGCACACCTCCGTCCGTAAGGCCGTTTCCGAAAAGATCCGTGCCAAGCGCGAAGCAGAAGACGGTGGCAAGAAGGCTGCAGCCCTCCTGGCCGGCAAGCGCGAAGCTTTGATCCAGCAGGCCCACTTCCTGGCAGCCCAGCGTGACCCCATCAGCGCCAAGCCTCAGTTTGAAGCCCTGATCAAGGAAGCCTCCGAACTGGGCATGGGTGATCTCCAGGCCACCTTGGACGAAGTATATGCAAGCTTCATCAAGTTCTATGAAGAAGCCAACGCCGATAAGATTGCCAAGGAAAAGGCCGCAGCCGAACTGGCACAAAAGGTTCAGAGCCTTGCAGCAAGCCTCGAAGAACTGGAACAGATTATCGCCGACGGCAAGATTGCCGAATGCGCAGAACGTGTAGACACCATTGTTGCCGCATGGAACGAAGGCAAGTCCGTTATGGACGCCTCCCTCGTCAAGCGTTTCAACAACGCCTTCTTCAAGGTTGAAGAAGTCAAGAAACCCGCCGTTGTAGAGACCGAGGTCCCCGAAGCCATCGACGAATCCGCTCGTCCGGAATTGCTGGAACGTCTCCAGGCTCTGGCCGACACCGACGTTAGCGAAACCACCGGCAAGCATCTCCACGCCATTGTCCGCGAATGGGAAAAGCTCCCGCTGCTGGAAGGCGAAGATCCCGTACTCCAGGCATACAACGCCCTGAGAAGCAAGCTTACCGAAAAGATTACCGCCTTTACCGAAAGCTCCAAGAAGCTGGTTGAAGAAAACTCCGAAAAGCTGAAGGCCATTATCGAAAAGGTCAAGTCCTTCGACGAAAATGAAGACTTCCGCGAACTGAACAAGAAGGTCCGCGAATGCTACAACCAGTGGAAGGAAATCGTTGGCGAACAGAAGTTCAAGTACCACGACCTGTGGCAGGAATACAAGGCCGCCACCAGCCGTTTCCAGGAAATGCAGCAGTGGGAAAACTGGCGTAACGAAAACGCCCGCGACGAACTGCTTGTAGAAATGGACGCTCTGACCAAGGAAGAAGGCAGCCAGGCTGTCCTCAACAAGCTCCGTGACCTGTCCAACCGCTGGAAGGAAATCGGTAACGTGTCCGCAGCAAAGCTCCAGGACTACCGCGACCGTTTCCAGGCCAACTACGAAAAGATCAAGGAAAACTGCTCCGCCTTCATCGAAGAGATGAATGCTGAACGCCTCAAGAACTTGGCCGACAAGGAAGCCATCTGCCAGAAGATCGAAGAACTGGTTGCCAATGCAGAAATCTTCTGGAAGGACAAGTTCAAGTCTGTACAGGAACTGCAGGAATCCTTCAAGAATATCGGTATGGTGCCTAAGGACAACGTAGCCGCCCTCAGCGAACGTTACAAGGCTGCCACCAACGCTTTCTATGCCCAGCACAAGGAAAACCTGAAGGCCGAAGACGAATCCAGAGAAGCCAACTACGAAAAGAAGGTTGCACTCTGCGTCGAAGCCGAAGCCATCAGCGAATCCAGCGACTGGAACGCAACATCCAATAAGCTGAAGCAACTTCAGGACGCCTGGAAGGCCACCGGCCCCGTACCCAAGAGCAAGTCCGACGAAATCTGGACCCGCTTCAGAACCGCTTGCGACAGCTTCTTCGAAAAGAAGCGCGCCCACTTCGAAGAAATGGACGCTACCAAGCAGAAGAATCTTGACGCAAAGTCCGCAGTTTGCGAAAAGCTTGAAGCCATGGACGCAAGCGCCCAGGGAACTCTCGACGAACTGAAGACTCTGGAAGCCGAATACAAGGCTGCAGGCATGGTCCCGAAGGAAGCAGTCGAATCCATCAGCGATCGTTTCAACTCTGTCTACAACAAGATTCTCGCCCGCCTCGCTGCCGCAGACGCAACCCTCAGCGCTACCCTGGCAGAAGTCAAGGCAAAGAAACTCGAAATGATCGAAAAGGTCAAGCAGTTTGCAGACAGCGCAGGCTCCAACCAGTTGGCAGATGCCGTCCGCGAAACCCAGAAGGAATGGCGCGAAATCGGTTCCTGCGGTGCAGAAGACCAGGATCTCTACAAGACCTTCCGTGAAGCCTGCGATGACTTCTTTACCCGTCGTCGCGACCAGCTCGACATTCAGGAACAGGCTCGCCAGAACAACCTCCAGAAGAAGTTGCTCCTTTGCGAACAGGCCGAAGACCTGCTCACCGACCTGAGTGAAGCTACTGTTGCCGCCTCCATGAACAAGGTGAAGCACCTGCGTCGCCTCTGGAAGGAAGTAGGCGCTGTTCCTCGCGAACATTCCGAAAAGACTTGGAACCGCTTCAACACCGCTTGCGACAAGGTATTTGCCTTCGGTCGCAAGGATGAGCCCAAGGCAGAAGAAACCGAAGCCAAGGCTGAAGGCGAAGCTCCTGCAACAGAGGCCTAG